One window of Quercus robur chromosome 5, dhQueRobu3.1, whole genome shotgun sequence genomic DNA carries:
- the LOC126727978 gene encoding G-type lectin S-receptor-like serine/threonine-protein kinase At1g67520 gives MAAKPNRWWMWLIVAVGGVIIILFFFLCYAKINKKRVAEGERKRKQNMLIQELGGNAIPSTVHDNTKNQNNDGQTSHELHVFSFESFTIATSNFSTENKLGEGGFGPVYKGKLPNGREIAIKRLSKSSGQGLVEFKNEVILIAKLQHTNLIRLLGFCIQEEENILIYEYMPNKSLDIFLFGIAQGLVYLHKYSRLRIVHQDLKASNILLDEEMNPKISDFGLARIFGLKESEENTNRVVGTYGYMSPEYAMNGVVSIKTDVFSFGVLLLEIVSGKKNNSRYLSDHPLNLIEYAWKLWNKGKDLELIDPTILDDSCSLYEVSRCIHIGLLCVQDQAIDRPTMLNVVSMLSNETLQLSPPKQPIFFINTFVEEILVSEIKPESCSVNSVTVSMMKPR, from the exons atgGCAG CAAAGCCAAACAGGTGGTGGATGTGGCTCATTGTGGCAGTAGGAGGAGTCATTATcatcttgttcttcttcttatgctatgcaaaaataaataaaaaacgcGTAGCGGAAG GggagagaaaaaggaaacaaaatatGCTCATACAAGAACTTGGAGGTAATGCAATACCTTCCACTGTACATGACAACACGAAGAATCAAAACAACGATGGGCAAACTAGCCATGAGTTGCATGTTTTTAGCTTTGAAAGCTTTACCATTGCTACAAGTAATTTCTCAACCGAAAATAAATTAGGAGAGGGTGGTTTTGGACCAGTTTATAAG GGAAAATTACCCAATGGACGAGAAATAGCAATAAAGAGACTTTCAAAAAGTTCCGGACAAGGATTGGTAGAATTCAAGAATGAAGTTATTCTCATTGCCAAACTCCAACACACTAATCTCATAAGACTTTTAGGATTTTgcattcaagaagaagaaaatatactAATCTATGAGTACATGCCCAACAAAAGCTTAGACATCTTCCTATTTG GCATTGCTCAAGGACTTGTTTATCTTCACAAATATTCAAGACTAAGAATTGTTCACCAAGACTTAAAAGCTAGCAACATTTTACTTGATGAAGAGATGAATCCAAAAATATCTGATTTTGGGTTAGCTAGAATATTTGGATTGAAAGAATCAGAAGAAAACACAAATAGAGTAGTTGGAACGTA TGGTTATATGTCCCCAGAGTATGCCATGAATGGTGTTGTTTCAATAAAAACTGACGTTTTTAGCTTTGGAGTTCTACTATTAGAAATTGTGAGTGGCAAGAAAAATAATAGTCGTTATCTTTCTGATCATCCACTCAACCTTATAGAATAT GCATGGAAATTATGGAATAAAGGTAAGGATTTAGAGCTAATTGACCCAACAATATTAGATGATTCATGTAGTCTATATGAAGTATCGAGATGCATTCACATTGGTCTCTTATGCGTACAAGACCAAGCAATAGATAGACCGACCATGCTGAATGTTGTTTCTATGCTTTCAAATGAAACTCTTCAACTATCTCCTCCAAagcaaccaattttttttattaacacaTTTGTGGAAGAGATTTTGGTTTCTGAAATTAAGCCAGAAAGTTGTTCCGTAAATAGTGTCACGGTTTCTATGATGAAACCTAGATAA